The proteins below come from a single Triticum aestivum cultivar Chinese Spring chromosome 5D, IWGSC CS RefSeq v2.1, whole genome shotgun sequence genomic window:
- the LOC123125299 gene encoding uncharacterized protein, whose product MGGGRRCRKNSRRGSPPAAEIDVLLDDLLELVFLRLPSPANLVRAASTCKRWRRVIAGDGGGLLRRYGTLHGASDDVVGHYCVDDCDGHPYRRRPSLDPVFVPSPSSSSPWADTVAARNLALDFLPRGEFGDSRWELADIRGGLLLVFDRAVAPRLLICDPLRRCYREIPRSAWFHGCHLLGAFLLDGEDADAGISMSNFRVSCMLYCFRNRNGSVNARACAFSSAAGVWASAAGRSSMSISPDMELEPIHFAGSDDGSADWTVGDNILLSLDKDAAELTCFLVVDDEEYAALREKRHPTGYPYQMPWPPTIQACLS is encoded by the exons ATGGGGGGCGGTCGCCGCTGCCGCAAGAATTCCCGGAGGGGATCCCCGCCGGCGGCCGAGATTGACGTCCTCCTGGACGATCTTCTCGAGCTGGTGTTCCTGCGCCTCCCCTCGCCTGCCAACCTCGTCCGCGCGGCGAGCACCTGCAAGCGCTGGCGCCGCGTAATCGCGGGCGACGGGGGCGGCCTCCTCCGCCGGTACGGCACTCTCCACGGTGCATCCGACGACGTTGTCGGCCACTACTGCGTGGACGACTGCGACGGGCACCCGTACCGGCGTCGGCCTAGCCTTGACCCCGTCTttgtcccctccccctcctcctcttcgccgtgGGCCGACACCGTCGCCGCTCGGAATCTAGCGCTCGATTTCCTCCCGCGGGGGGAATTCGGAGATTCCCGCTGGGAACTCGCCGACATCCGGGGCGGCCTCCTGCTCGTCTTCGACAGGGCAGTGGCGCCACGCCTCCTCATCTGCGATCCCCTGAGGCGATGCTACAGGGAAATCCCTCGCTCGGCGTGGTTCCACGGCTGCCACCTGCTGGGTGCTTTCCTCCTCGACGGCGAGGACGCGGACGCGGGCATCAGCATGTCAAACTTCAGGGTGAGCTGCATGCTCTATTGCTTTCGGAACCGCAACGGATCTGTGAA TGCCAGGGCCTGTGCCTTCTCGTCCGCCGCCGGCGTCTGGGCCTCCGCCGCCGGACGTAGCAGCATGTCAATCAGCCCGGACATGGAGTTGGAACCCATCCATTTTGCAGGGAGCGACGACGGGTCCGCCGACTGGACGGTCGGAGACAACATTCTTCTTTCTCTGGACAAGGACGCCGCCGAGCTTACCTGTTTTCTCGTGGTGGACGACGAGGAGTACGCCGCGCTCCGGGAGAAGCGCCACCCCACGGGGTACCCGTACCAGATGCCGTGGCCACCTACGATCCAAGCTTGCTTGTCCTAG